One window of the Methylocystis parvus OBBP genome contains the following:
- the lptG gene encoding LPS export ABC transporter permease LptG → MIGMTITRYFAMRFMKTILAIFFTIFCLMFVVVFVEMLRRASDNPAAGAGVVALMTAMKVPAAAEMILPFAVLFGSMATFVDLTRKLELIVARAAGMSVWQFIAPPALTALFIGIVSVTIYNPLSADMKQRSEEMELKIFGRPGSIRIDHGVWLRQHGVDGLAVIHAIETANAGVDLTGVSVNIYSADGGFVERVEAAKAHLEPGVWALKDATVSAPGEPARQVSAYMLATDLTPEQAAAATTPPSGTPFWNLPEMTARTAEAGLDATGYRLQFQTLLARPLLLVAMVLVSASFSLRFFRFGGVAKTLSGGVVAGFVLYIVTKVLSDLGGAGMISPLVAAWSPALVGSMLGTLTLLYSEDG, encoded by the coding sequence ATGATCGGCATGACGATCACCCGCTATTTCGCCATGCGCTTCATGAAGACGATCCTCGCGATCTTCTTCACGATTTTCTGCTTGATGTTCGTCGTCGTCTTCGTCGAGATGCTGCGCCGCGCCAGCGACAATCCGGCCGCCGGCGCCGGCGTGGTCGCGCTGATGACCGCGATGAAGGTGCCGGCGGCGGCGGAGATGATCCTGCCCTTCGCCGTGCTCTTCGGCTCGATGGCGACCTTCGTCGACCTTACCCGCAAGCTGGAGCTGATCGTGGCGCGCGCCGCCGGCATGTCCGTCTGGCAGTTCATCGCGCCGCCGGCGCTCACGGCGCTTTTCATCGGGATCGTCTCCGTGACGATCTACAATCCCCTCTCCGCCGACATGAAACAGCGCTCCGAGGAAATGGAGCTGAAGATCTTCGGCCGGCCGGGGAGCATCCGAATCGACCATGGCGTCTGGCTTCGCCAGCACGGCGTCGACGGTCTCGCCGTCATCCACGCCATCGAGACGGCCAATGCCGGCGTCGATCTCACGGGCGTGAGCGTCAATATCTACTCGGCGGACGGCGGCTTCGTGGAGCGCGTCGAGGCGGCGAAGGCCCATCTCGAACCCGGCGTCTGGGCGCTCAAGGACGCGACGGTCAGCGCGCCCGGCGAGCCCGCCCGGCAAGTGAGCGCCTATATGCTCGCGACCGACCTCACGCCCGAACAGGCCGCCGCCGCGACGACCCCGCCATCGGGCACGCCCTTCTGGAACCTGCCTGAAATGACCGCCCGCACAGCCGAAGCCGGACTCGACGCCACAGGCTACAGGCTGCAATTCCAGACGCTGCTGGCGCGCCCGCTGCTTCTCGTCGCCATGGTTCTCGTTTCCGCTAGTTTTTCATTAAGGTTCTTTCGATTTGGCGGCGTCGCCAAAACCCTTTCCGGTGGCGTCGTGGCAGGCTTCGTGCTTTACATAGTTACCAAAGTCCTCTCTGATCTCGGCGGCGCAGGAATGATCTCTCCCCTCGTCGCCGCTTGGTCGCCTGCGCTTGTCGGGAGCATGTTGGGCACGCTTACTTTGCTTTATTCGGAGGACGGTTGA
- a CDS encoding LPS-assembly protein LptD codes for MRRRLRRLSTLLSTVAAFSGAATLLVATARAAPQGNGERMVVEAREMVYDENKNTVTARGQVQILYKGRLLEADRVVYDRNTSRVYAEGHAKLTETDGTIARADRFDLTDDFKAGFIESLQVDTPQNTHMSAERAGDETTFDMSSYTACEACKDDPTKPRTWVVKAKRIIHDNVEKMLYYEDATFELLGTPVAYVPFWSSADPTVKRKSGFLTPVFTYRSQLGAGFGVPYFWAIAPDMDVTITPAVFTRQGPFLTGEFRKRFENGGFSIRAEGTHVGDPGAFAPPPLGAHDRQWRGAIQSMGEFAINDRWKFGWDVTALSDRYFLQDYKQYNYLLQNYFFRESSSTVYLTGQGPRSWFDMRGYYFQGLSPNDVQAQQPVVHPVIDYNRVFDVDPARTGGIGGQIELDGNVTSTSADIANYESINPRTLDRLYGLYNVCQIYAPDVVPQRSQCLLRGVGGAYEHATLSGNWKRKVIDPVGGVWTAFAFARFVGSYLDYDREGTYPAYNNFWQPIPNQNQGLFFNGQDQRFRGQATPGFGAEWRYPILARSPIGNIVFEPIAQIVARPNQTSIPSLVNMDSQSLVFDDSTLFEWSKFSGYDRFETGTRLNYGGQATLSLPNGGFLNAMVGQSSQIAGANSYAQADAANVGLNSGLDSRVSDLVGRFAFAPNSFVSFIAKGRFDKTDLNARRIDLFSTFNFDPVTLQLQYANYASQPAIGFDVRRQGLSATGRYDITKNYFLNGTVTFDMSRYLYNGLTQQPALYTNFTGINLIGTAPLFSVAALGAGVGYHDECTTLSINYSQIYQPQSYTGLPARNQSVMVTLSFRTLGEARFNYGLGSVLVNDGVRNVNGGSYSGNYGGSYVR; via the coding sequence ATGCGTCGCCGCCTCCGTCGCCTCTCGACTCTCCTCTCGACAGTCGCCGCCTTTTCCGGGGCCGCGACTCTTCTCGTCGCGACCGCGCGCGCCGCGCCCCAGGGCAATGGCGAGCGCATGGTCGTCGAGGCCAGGGAGATGGTCTATGACGAGAACAAGAACACCGTCACCGCGCGCGGACAGGTGCAGATCCTTTACAAGGGCCGCCTGCTCGAGGCTGACCGCGTCGTCTATGACCGCAACACGTCGCGCGTCTATGCGGAAGGTCACGCGAAGCTGACCGAGACGGACGGCACGATTGCGCGCGCCGATCGCTTCGACCTCACCGACGACTTCAAGGCCGGCTTCATCGAGAGCCTGCAGGTCGACACGCCACAAAATACGCATATGAGCGCCGAGCGCGCCGGCGACGAAACCACCTTCGACATGAGCTCCTACACGGCTTGCGAAGCCTGCAAGGACGACCCCACGAAACCGCGCACCTGGGTGGTGAAAGCCAAGCGCATCATCCACGACAATGTGGAGAAGATGCTCTATTACGAGGACGCGACTTTCGAGCTCCTCGGAACGCCGGTCGCCTATGTGCCCTTCTGGTCCTCCGCGGACCCGACGGTGAAGCGCAAATCCGGATTCCTGACGCCGGTCTTCACCTATCGCTCGCAGCTCGGCGCCGGCTTTGGCGTGCCCTATTTCTGGGCCATCGCGCCGGATATGGACGTCACGATCACGCCGGCGGTTTTCACGCGTCAGGGCCCGTTCCTCACCGGTGAATTCCGCAAGCGCTTCGAGAATGGCGGCTTCTCTATCCGCGCCGAAGGAACCCATGTCGGCGACCCCGGCGCCTTCGCGCCGCCGCCGCTCGGCGCGCATGATCGCCAATGGCGCGGGGCCATCCAGTCGATGGGCGAATTCGCGATCAACGATCGCTGGAAGTTCGGCTGGGACGTCACGGCGCTGTCGGATCGCTACTTCCTGCAGGACTACAAGCAATACAACTACCTCCTGCAGAACTACTTCTTCCGCGAATCGTCCTCGACCGTCTATCTGACCGGGCAGGGCCCGCGCAGCTGGTTCGACATGCGCGGCTACTATTTCCAGGGCCTGTCGCCAAACGACGTGCAGGCCCAGCAGCCTGTCGTGCATCCGGTGATCGACTACAACCGGGTCTTCGACGTCGACCCCGCCAGGACCGGCGGCATTGGCGGCCAGATCGAGCTCGACGGCAACGTCACCAGCACCTCGGCCGACATCGCGAATTACGAGTCGATCAATCCGCGCACGCTGGACCGGCTCTACGGCCTCTACAATGTCTGTCAGATCTACGCGCCGGACGTCGTGCCCCAGCGCAGCCAGTGTCTGCTGCGCGGCGTCGGCGGCGCCTATGAGCATGCGACGCTGAGCGGCAACTGGAAGCGCAAGGTCATCGATCCTGTCGGCGGCGTATGGACGGCCTTCGCCTTCGCCCGCTTCGTCGGCAGTTATCTCGATTACGACCGCGAGGGGACCTACCCCGCCTACAACAATTTCTGGCAGCCGATTCCGAACCAGAATCAGGGCCTGTTCTTCAACGGCCAGGATCAGAGGTTCCGTGGACAGGCGACGCCGGGCTTCGGCGCCGAGTGGCGGTATCCGATTCTCGCGCGCAGCCCCATCGGCAATATCGTTTTCGAACCCATCGCCCAGATCGTCGCGCGCCCAAACCAGACGTCGATCCCGTCGCTCGTCAATATGGACTCGCAGAGCCTCGTCTTCGACGACTCGACCCTGTTCGAATGGAGCAAATTCTCGGGCTACGACCGTTTCGAGACGGGCACGCGCCTGAACTATGGCGGCCAGGCGACCCTTTCGCTGCCAAATGGCGGCTTCCTCAACGCCATGGTCGGCCAGTCGTCGCAGATCGCGGGCGCGAATTCCTATGCGCAGGCGGACGCCGCCAATGTGGGCCTGAATTCGGGCCTCGACTCGCGCGTCTCCGATCTCGTCGGCCGCTTCGCCTTTGCGCCCAACAGCTTCGTCAGCTTCATCGCGAAGGGCCGCTTCGACAAGACCGATCTCAACGCGAGACGCATCGACCTGTTCTCGACCTTCAATTTTGATCCGGTCACCTTGCAGCTGCAATACGCCAATTACGCGTCGCAGCCGGCGATCGGCTTCGACGTCCGTCGCCAGGGCCTCTCGGCGACGGGCCGCTACGACATCACGAAAAACTACTTCCTCAACGGCACGGTCACTTTCGACATGAGCCGTTATCTCTATAACGGCCTCACTCAGCAGCCCGCGCTCTACACCAATTTCACGGGCATCAACTTGATCGGCACGGCGCCGCTCTTCTCTGTCGCGGCGCTCGGCGCCGGCGTCGGCTATCATGACGAATGCACGACGCTGTCGATCAATTATTCGCAGATTTACCAGCCGCAGTCCTATACGGGCCTGCCGGCGCGCAACCAGTCGGTGATGGTGACGCTGAGCTTCCGCACGCTGGGCGAAGCGCGCTTCAATTACGGCCTCGGCTCGGTGCTGGTGAATGACGGCGTCCGCAATGTGAACGGCGGATCCTATTCCGGCAATTATGGCGGTTCTTATGTGAGGTGA
- a CDS encoding DsbA family protein, with protein MRRSLSLAALVSWRVLALAGALAGATSAAATPSVASDVFTDQQKAGIQKVIHDYLITNPEVIREAIDELKKREEAAELASREKAVNENGDKIAHSANQAVVGNPDGEVTLVEFFDYNCGYCKQSLASVSKLIESDPKLRVVLKDFPILGADSVETAHVATAARMQLSPAKFWEFHKKLLSTRGHIGKAQAVAAAKEVGADMDRLEKDSNSPETQAALKEVATLAEQLKFDGTPSWVIGKEAIVGGLPFAQLKAKVDNMHKCGKTSC; from the coding sequence ATGCGCCGCTCCCTGTCCCTGGCCGCCCTCGTTTCCTGGCGCGTTCTCGCGCTCGCGGGCGCCCTTGCCGGCGCGACCTCCGCCGCCGCGACGCCCTCCGTCGCAAGCGACGTCTTCACGGATCAGCAGAAGGCCGGGATACAGAAGGTCATCCACGATTATCTGATCACCAACCCCGAAGTGATCCGCGAGGCGATCGACGAACTCAAGAAGCGCGAAGAAGCGGCGGAGCTCGCATCGCGTGAAAAAGCGGTCAACGAGAATGGCGACAAGATCGCCCATTCCGCCAACCAGGCGGTCGTGGGCAATCCGGACGGCGAGGTCACGCTCGTCGAATTCTTCGATTACAATTGCGGCTACTGCAAGCAGTCGCTCGCTTCCGTCTCGAAGCTCATCGAAAGCGATCCCAAGCTGCGCGTCGTGCTGAAGGATTTCCCGATCCTCGGCGCCGACTCCGTCGAAACGGCGCATGTCGCCACCGCCGCCCGCATGCAGCTTTCGCCCGCCAAATTCTGGGAATTCCACAAGAAGCTGCTGTCGACCCGAGGTCATATCGGCAAGGCTCAGGCCGTCGCCGCGGCGAAGGAAGTCGGCGCCGATATGGACCGCCTCGAGAAGGATTCCAACAGCCCCGAGACGCAAGCCGCCCTCAAGGAAGTCGCCACGCTGGCCGAACAGTTGAAGTTCGACGGCACGCCGTCCTGGGTCATCGGCAAGGAGGCGATTGTCGGCGGGCTTCCCTTCGCCCAGCTCAAGGCCAAGGTCGACAATATGCATAAATGCGGCAAGACGAGCTGCTGA
- the aroQ gene encoding type II 3-dehydroquinate dehydratase: MSVVHVLNGPNLNLLGKREPGIYGTATLDDIRAKLDERCAAKGVSLVFKQSNHEGDLVTWIQEAGQAGAPVILNAGAFTHTSIALYDAIKGAQASVIEVHLSNVHARESFRHHSYISPAARGVIAGFGPLSYFLALEAVLENI; the protein is encoded by the coding sequence ATGTCGGTCGTACACGTGCTCAACGGTCCCAACCTCAATCTCCTCGGCAAGCGCGAGCCCGGCATCTACGGAACCGCGACGCTCGACGACATCCGCGCGAAGCTCGACGAGCGTTGCGCGGCCAAAGGCGTTTCGCTCGTCTTCAAACAGTCGAACCATGAGGGCGACCTCGTCACCTGGATACAGGAGGCGGGTCAGGCGGGCGCGCCGGTCATCCTCAATGCGGGAGCCTTCACGCATACGTCGATCGCGCTCTACGACGCCATCAAGGGCGCTCAGGCGTCGGTGATCGAAGTGCATCTCTCGAATGTGCATGCGCGGGAGAGCTTCCGGCATCACTCCTATATTTCCCCGGCGGCGCGGGGCGTCATCGCGGGCTTCGGCCCGCTCTCATATTTTCTGGCCCTCGAGGCCGTTCTCGAAAACATCTGA
- the accB gene encoding acetyl-CoA carboxylase biotin carboxyl carrier protein gives MARKAQTPSKASRGRASAAAPASRSAPATTPLIDLALLRTIAGLVAESDLTEFEIEKGDLRIRAARTPAPAPVPATVTIAAPAAPQAYAPAPAQIHAPASIPAPAAAKPAPAPEAEESLADHPGAVKSPMVGTAYLRPNPDSKPFVEIGARVSAGDKLLLIEAMKTFNDIVAPKSGVVTAIIVEDGQPVEYGEPLLVIE, from the coding sequence ATGGCGCGCAAAGCTCAAACGCCTTCTAAAGCCTCGCGCGGCCGCGCTTCGGCCGCCGCCCCCGCCTCTCGCTCCGCCCCCGCGACCACGCCGCTCATCGACCTCGCGCTGCTGCGCACCATCGCCGGGCTTGTCGCCGAGAGCGATCTGACCGAATTCGAAATCGAGAAGGGCGATCTGCGCATTCGCGCCGCCCGTACGCCGGCGCCCGCGCCTGTTCCCGCGACGGTGACGATCGCCGCGCCGGCCGCTCCGCAGGCTTATGCGCCGGCGCCCGCCCAGATCCATGCGCCCGCGTCCATCCCGGCGCCGGCCGCCGCCAAACCTGCCCCCGCGCCTGAGGCGGAAGAGTCGCTGGCGGATCATCCGGGCGCAGTGAAATCCCCGATGGTCGGCACCGCTTATCTGCGTCCCAATCCGGACTCCAAGCCTTTCGTCGAGATCGGCGCGCGCGTTTCCGCTGGCGACAAGCTGTTGCTGATCGAGGCGATGAAGACCTTCAACGACATCGTCGCACCGAAATCCGGCGTCGTCACCGCCATCATCGTCGAAGACGGACAGCCGGTCGAATATGGCGAACCGCTCCTCGTGATCGAATAA
- the accC gene encoding acetyl-CoA carboxylase biotin carboxylase subunit, with product MFDKILIANRGEIALRILRAAKELGIATVAVHSTADADAMHVKLADESVCIGPPAARESYLNIPSLLSACEITGADAVHPGYGFLSENARFAEILEEHNITFIGPKSEHIRLMGDKIEAKATAKRLGIPCVPGSDGPVLSEKEALKVAQKIGFPVLVKAASGGGGRGMKVAHDAHDLGVAMATARTEAKAAFGDDTVYVEKYLEKPRHIEIQVFGDGKGEAIHLGERDCSLQRRHQKVFEESPSPALNDAQRREIGETCAKAMRELQYAGAGTIEFLYENGEFYFIEMNTRIQVEHPVTESITGVDLVCEQIRVAAGSPLSMKQEDIQFYGHAIECRVNAEHPLTFRPSPGRIAYYHPPGGVGVRVDSAVYQGYAIPPNYDSLIGKLIVHGRNRTEALMRLRRSLDEFIVDGIDTTLPLFRTLVRNSDVQNGVYDIHWLEHFLATGGIEPGF from the coding sequence ATGTTCGACAAGATTCTCATCGCCAATCGCGGCGAAATCGCGCTTCGCATTCTCCGCGCGGCGAAAGAGCTCGGCATCGCCACCGTCGCCGTGCACTCCACCGCCGACGCCGACGCCATGCATGTGAAGCTCGCCGACGAGTCGGTCTGCATCGGGCCGCCGGCCGCGCGCGAATCCTATCTCAACATCCCGTCGCTCCTGTCCGCCTGCGAGATCACCGGCGCCGACGCCGTGCATCCGGGTTACGGCTTTCTGTCCGAGAACGCCCGCTTCGCCGAAATTCTGGAAGAGCACAACATCACCTTCATCGGCCCCAAGTCGGAGCATATCCGTCTCATGGGCGACAAGATCGAGGCGAAGGCGACCGCGAAGCGCCTCGGCATTCCCTGCGTGCCGGGCTCCGACGGGCCCGTGCTCTCGGAAAAGGAGGCTCTGAAGGTCGCGCAGAAGATCGGCTTTCCCGTTCTGGTGAAGGCGGCTTCGGGCGGCGGCGGGCGCGGCATGAAGGTCGCGCATGACGCGCATGATCTCGGCGTCGCCATGGCGACGGCGCGCACGGAAGCGAAAGCCGCGTTCGGCGACGACACGGTCTATGTCGAGAAATATCTCGAAAAGCCGCGCCATATTGAAATTCAGGTCTTTGGCGACGGCAAGGGCGAAGCCATTCACCTCGGCGAGCGCGACTGTTCTTTGCAGCGCCGCCATCAGAAGGTCTTCGAGGAGAGCCCTTCCCCCGCTCTGAACGACGCGCAGCGCCGCGAGATTGGCGAGACCTGCGCCAAGGCGATGCGGGAGCTGCAATACGCCGGCGCGGGCACCATCGAATTCCTTTACGAGAATGGCGAGTTCTATTTCATCGAGATGAACACGCGCATTCAGGTCGAACATCCGGTGACCGAGTCGATCACCGGCGTCGATCTCGTCTGCGAGCAGATCCGCGTCGCGGCGGGCTCGCCGCTCTCCATGAAACAGGAAGACATCCAGTTCTACGGCCACGCGATCGAATGCCGCGTCAACGCCGAGCATCCGCTGACCTTCCGTCCCTCGCCCGGCCGCATCGCCTATTATCATCCGCCCGGCGGCGTCGGCGTGCGCGTCGATTCAGCGGTCTATCAGGGCTACGCCATTCCGCCGAATTACGACTCGCTGATCGGCAAGCTGATCGTGCATGGCCGCAACCGCACCGAGGCGCTGATGCGCCTGCGCCGCTCGCTCGACGAATTCATTGTCGACGGCATCGACACGACCCTGCCGCTCTTCCGCACGCTGGTGCGTAACTCGGACGTGCAGAACGGCGTCTACGACATTCACTGGCTGGAGCACTTCCTGGCGACGGGCGGCATCGAGCCGGGGTTCTGA
- a CDS encoding radical SAM protein, whose translation MASGDAPGRSGFLPARTIHLHPTRLCNLTCRHCYSHSSPHRRSHLDLATLLRALAALRGEGYEQLSVSGGEPLLYPRLDALVSAAQDQGYRLSLITNGSTITPANVPLLASLDFVAVSVDGREPLHNQIRGQKDAFARTMRGLRRLREAGARFAIIFAATRQSLVDIVPVAEIAMQHGAVALHLRPLVLTGRAAANCGDLGLRQTDLDRLFLIAHALRHELGKELAIQLDLVPASAALANRCAYRALAENSDGPLSDLINPLVISADGVAKPLTYDFPAAYDICTIDDLCVAGRGAIVPERLNAFRITMLDALGKLDPEAGLLDWFFYLTGCAAASEKATA comes from the coding sequence GTGGCCTCGGGAGACGCGCCGGGAAGGTCAGGCTTCCTCCCGGCGCGCACCATTCATCTACATCCGACGCGGCTCTGCAATCTGACGTGCCGGCACTGCTACAGCCATTCCTCGCCACATCGAAGGTCGCACCTCGATCTGGCGACGTTACTCCGGGCGCTAGCGGCGCTTAGGGGCGAAGGCTATGAGCAGTTGAGCGTCTCGGGCGGCGAGCCGCTTCTTTATCCTCGCCTCGACGCGTTGGTTTCAGCGGCGCAGGACCAAGGATATCGCCTAAGCCTCATCACAAACGGCTCGACAATCACGCCAGCTAACGTCCCGCTGCTCGCTTCGCTCGATTTTGTCGCGGTCAGCGTGGACGGGCGCGAGCCGTTGCATAATCAAATTCGAGGTCAGAAAGACGCCTTCGCCCGCACCATGCGCGGGTTGAGGCGATTGCGCGAAGCTGGCGCTCGTTTCGCGATCATTTTTGCGGCCACGCGCCAATCTCTCGTGGATATCGTTCCGGTCGCTGAAATAGCGATGCAGCATGGCGCCGTCGCGCTGCATCTCAGACCGCTTGTCTTGACTGGACGGGCTGCGGCGAATTGTGGGGATCTCGGCTTGCGCCAAACCGATCTTGATCGCCTGTTTCTTATCGCGCATGCGTTACGTCACGAATTGGGCAAGGAACTCGCAATTCAGTTGGATCTCGTGCCAGCGTCAGCCGCACTAGCTAATCGTTGCGCCTATCGCGCCCTTGCGGAGAACAGCGATGGCCCGCTTTCGGATTTGATCAATCCTCTCGTCATTTCCGCCGACGGCGTGGCGAAGCCGTTGACCTACGATTTCCCGGCAGCATATGACATTTGTACGATCGATGATCTATGTGTCGCGGGGCGCGGCGCAATTGTCCCTGAGCGGCTCAATGCCTTTCGCATAACAATGCTCGATGCTCTCGGAAAGCTCGATCCGGAAGCTGGATTGCTTGACTGGTTTTTTTATCTAACTGGCTGCGCCGCCGCTTCCGAGAAAGCAACGGCGTGA
- the aat gene encoding leucyl/phenylalanyl-tRNA--protein transferase, whose product MSKPGAPYAITPQLLLRAYSIGLFPMAESAEDDQLFWVDPEKRAIFPLDTFIVSRSLAKTVRSDRFEVAVDRDFDAVINACAAPAPDREKTWINDEIRRLYRELFDTGFAHTVECRRDGQLVGGLYGVALRGAFFGESMFHRERDASKVALAHLVARLRAGGFQLLDTQFMTSHLASLGAIEISREAYHRALEEALCVVAKFDVWKPEDRVPGRQALAALED is encoded by the coding sequence ATGTCCAAGCCCGGCGCGCCCTACGCTATTACGCCGCAGCTCCTGCTGCGCGCTTATTCCATCGGCCTCTTTCCCATGGCGGAGAGCGCCGAGGACGATCAGCTTTTCTGGGTCGATCCCGAAAAGCGCGCGATCTTTCCGCTCGATACTTTCATCGTCTCGCGTTCCCTGGCGAAGACGGTCCGCTCCGACCGCTTCGAGGTCGCCGTCGATCGGGATTTCGACGCGGTGATCAACGCCTGCGCCGCTCCTGCGCCGGATCGCGAAAAGACGTGGATCAACGACGAAATCCGGCGGCTGTACCGCGAGCTGTTCGACACGGGCTTCGCCCATACGGTCGAATGCCGGCGCGACGGCCAGCTCGTCGGCGGCCTTTATGGCGTCGCGCTGCGCGGCGCGTTTTTCGGCGAGAGCATGTTCCATCGCGAGCGCGACGCCTCAAAAGTGGCGCTTGCGCATCTGGTCGCGCGACTGCGCGCCGGGGGCTTCCAGCTCCTCGACACCCAGTTCATGACCTCGCATCTCGCCTCGCTGGGCGCGATTGAGATTTCGCGCGAAGCCTATCACCGGGCGCTGGAGGAAGCGCTTTGCGTGGTGGCGAAGTTCGACGTCTGGAAGCCGGAGGACAGGGTCCCCGGCCGCCAGGCGCTCGCGGCGCTGGAAGATTAG
- a CDS encoding DUF2155 domain-containing protein, whose amino-acid sequence MTLFLRYGLALGAFAAALSGVAAADPIRHPTAVFAGLDKTTGRIINFDVAIDETVQFGSLNVTPRVCNTRPQTEAPQTTSFVEVDEIAVKQERQAKLELKEAKADAKPDLKQEAKRIFSGWMFAASPGLHGVEHPVYDVWLVDCKGGKENAPPPVATAETPAAPVDGSAAPAPEPGKKKKSRKVEPKAPAPVENAPIGPADAAPPQPALDAAPAPDGGAAGEAPAQPAPAKKKRKKPAANAPAATPVDPPSGGGLLPF is encoded by the coding sequence ATGACCTTATTCCTTCGTTACGGACTGGCGCTCGGCGCTTTCGCGGCTGCTCTTTCCGGCGTGGCCGCCGCCGATCCGATCCGCCACCCGACGGCGGTCTTCGCCGGTCTCGACAAGACGACCGGCCGCATCATCAATTTCGACGTCGCGATCGACGAGACCGTGCAGTTCGGCTCTTTGAACGTGACGCCGCGCGTCTGCAACACCCGCCCCCAGACCGAAGCCCCGCAGACGACGAGCTTCGTCGAGGTCGACGAGATCGCCGTGAAACAGGAGCGGCAGGCGAAGCTGGAGCTGAAGGAAGCGAAAGCCGACGCCAAGCCCGACCTGAAGCAGGAGGCAAAGCGCATCTTCTCCGGCTGGATGTTCGCCGCGAGCCCCGGCCTGCATGGCGTCGAGCATCCGGTCTATGACGTCTGGCTGGTCGATTGTAAGGGCGGCAAGGAGAACGCGCCGCCGCCGGTCGCCACCGCCGAGACTCCTGCGGCTCCCGTCGACGGTTCGGCCGCGCCCGCGCCGGAACCGGGCAAGAAAAAGAAGTCGCGCAAGGTCGAGCCCAAAGCCCCGGCGCCCGTCGAGAACGCCCCCATCGGTCCGGCTGACGCCGCGCCGCCGCAGCCCGCTCTCGACGCCGCTCCGGCGCCTGACGGCGGCGCGGCGGGAGAGGCCCCGGCCCAGCCCGCGCCCGCCAAGAAAAAGAGGAAGAAGCCTGCGGCGAACGCGCCCGCGGCGACCCCCGTCGATCCTCCCTCCGGCGGCGGCTTGCTTCCGTTCTAG
- a CDS encoding NADH:ubiquinone oxidoreductase subunit NDUFA12 codes for MSVITRFFTWWNKATLSTGLWTMLYGERVGTDEFGNVYYRRRGGKKDKALGFERRWVIFNGYCEGSAIPQGWYGWLHHTVDTPPTQENYVRREWELPHQPNMTGTPLAYRPPGSQLSTGERTPAGGDYVAWRPEG; via the coding sequence ATGTCCGTCATCACCCGATTCTTCACCTGGTGGAACAAGGCGACCCTCTCCACGGGGTTGTGGACGATGCTTTATGGCGAGCGCGTGGGGACGGACGAGTTCGGCAATGTCTATTACCGCCGTCGCGGCGGCAAGAAGGACAAGGCGTTGGGCTTCGAGCGCCGCTGGGTGATCTTCAACGGCTATTGCGAGGGCTCCGCCATTCCGCAGGGATGGTACGGCTGGCTGCATCACACGGTGGACACGCCGCCGACGCAGGAAAATTACGTCCGCAGGGAATGGGAGCTGCCGCATCAGCCGAATATGACCGGCACGCCGCTGGCCTATCGGCCGCCGGGATCGCAGCTCTCGACCGGCGAGCGCACGCCGGCGGGCGGCGATTATGTGGCGTGGCGGCCGGAGGGCTGA